A DNA window from Halobacterium sp. DL1 contains the following coding sequences:
- a CDS encoding halocyanin, whose protein sequence is MTNYNRRQFLGVLGAGAVASTGLSQPVSAQETPVVKMGNNYFEPIGLHIEPGTTVRFEIAAGTHSATAYENRIPSDASAFDSEVISSGGFEYTFEKPGTYDYYCIPHKSVGMVGRIVVGSPGGPAEDSPIPDGDVPESEAIIEQGAIAYGSSTDGDGYSDGGMMGPGMGSGPGMMNGRNSGWGGGLPFVGGALGMLGLVGGLLYWALE, encoded by the coding sequence ATGACGAACTATAATCGACGTCAGTTCCTGGGAGTACTCGGTGCCGGCGCAGTCGCCAGCACAGGCCTCTCTCAGCCAGTGAGCGCACAGGAAACGCCCGTCGTGAAGATGGGCAACAACTACTTCGAACCGATTGGGCTCCACATCGAACCCGGCACGACCGTTCGCTTCGAGATAGCAGCCGGTACACACTCGGCAACGGCCTACGAGAACCGGATTCCGTCCGACGCCAGCGCATTCGATAGTGAGGTCATCTCGTCGGGAGGGTTCGAGTACACGTTCGAAAAACCGGGCACGTACGACTACTACTGCATCCCACACAAGTCGGTCGGGATGGTCGGTCGCATCGTCGTCGGCAGCCCTGGAGGTCCAGCAGAAGACAGTCCGATTCCGGACGGTGACGTGCCCGAGAGCGAAGCGATCATTGAACAGGGCGCGATAGCGTATGGATCTAGCACCGACGGTGACGGGTACTCCGATGGCGGAATGATGGGTCCAGGGATGGGGTCTGGCCCTGGAATGATGAACGGCCGGAACAGTGGCTGGGGTGGCGGGCTGCCGTTCGTCGGCGGGGCACTCGGAATGCTGGGGCTGGTCGGTGGACTCCTCTACTGGGCACTGGAGTGA
- a CDS encoding 5'-nucleotidase — protein MNEHETDIGEWRSLGGAPVGDGNDDADAVFAHVSDLHGQLTPRYQVYYDNPTSTPDFNFGDDDRVVERGGGIPLLAAKLDELREDYDVCTLMSGDTFHGSAVTTYTDGRAMLDPVNDHVAPDIYVPGNWDYSNEAAEDGNFVELMDDLDAPILANNLYDWETDERLYDAYRILDIGGLSVGVVGMTNVYVDRMAPAFSEGKYRFGKHPTLLEESAQAAREDGADVVVAVTEIGLPWMVQAAKDCASVDVMFSAHTHEYTYDPIVVEETETVVVESGMGEAIGRVDLRVRDGEIQFRHHLYCLTEDGEHTPEPDADAAETVEAVRAPFFEADPGFERGAGTLDRPLDAVVGRTEEPLYRQSFLESAWNALFNDALRAHFGTDLAVSHGFRYGTAIPPGDITLGELYTFFPMTTPVARGVAYGQQLTNHMEEFLGDNFTPYPYDQEDGRVRNFSSNVEVTLDPTAKRGRRLVELRIDGEPVDPEETYSVATFRRPGDPERDLGNCGFPFRDVEVDDDTIPVDVIVEYLEEHSPVDYEVMGLVETAEDGGRVQNTPADGPYPFIQPGVDYAAGEAYCETSMIPRRNTFPDAGRNRTR, from the coding sequence ATGAACGAGCATGAAACGGATATCGGCGAGTGGCGGTCCCTCGGCGGCGCCCCTGTCGGAGACGGTAACGATGACGCCGACGCCGTCTTCGCTCACGTCAGCGACCTCCACGGGCAGCTGACGCCGCGCTACCAGGTCTACTACGACAATCCGACGTCGACGCCGGACTTTAATTTCGGAGACGACGATCGCGTCGTCGAGCGCGGCGGCGGGATCCCCCTGCTCGCAGCGAAACTCGACGAACTCCGCGAGGACTACGACGTGTGTACGCTCATGAGCGGCGACACGTTCCACGGCTCCGCCGTGACCACCTACACCGATGGGCGAGCGATGCTCGATCCCGTCAACGACCACGTCGCGCCCGACATCTATGTCCCGGGGAACTGGGACTACTCGAACGAGGCCGCCGAGGACGGCAACTTCGTGGAGTTGATGGACGACCTCGACGCCCCGATTCTCGCGAACAACCTCTACGACTGGGAGACCGACGAGCGACTGTACGACGCGTACCGGATCCTCGACATCGGCGGACTCTCCGTGGGGGTCGTCGGGATGACGAACGTCTACGTCGATCGGATGGCACCCGCGTTCTCCGAGGGGAAGTACCGCTTCGGTAAACACCCCACACTCCTCGAGGAGTCCGCACAGGCCGCCCGCGAGGACGGCGCGGACGTCGTGGTCGCGGTCACCGAGATCGGCCTCCCGTGGATGGTCCAAGCCGCCAAGGACTGTGCGAGCGTGGACGTGATGTTCAGCGCGCACACCCACGAGTACACCTACGATCCGATCGTCGTCGAGGAGACCGAAACCGTGGTCGTCGAGTCCGGGATGGGTGAGGCGATCGGCCGTGTGGACCTCCGCGTTCGGGACGGGGAGATACAGTTCCGTCACCACCTCTACTGTCTGACCGAGGACGGCGAGCACACGCCGGAACCGGACGCCGATGCGGCGGAGACAGTCGAAGCCGTGCGTGCGCCCTTCTTCGAGGCCGATCCGGGATTCGAGCGAGGGGCTGGCACGCTCGACCGTCCGCTGGATGCGGTCGTCGGTCGGACGGAAGAACCGCTCTACCGGCAGTCCTTCCTTGAGAGCGCGTGGAACGCGCTGTTCAACGACGCACTCCGTGCACACTTCGGCACCGACCTCGCCGTCTCGCACGGGTTCCGGTACGGGACTGCCATCCCACCCGGCGACATCACGCTCGGCGAACTCTACACGTTCTTCCCGATGACGACGCCCGTCGCTCGTGGCGTCGCCTACGGCCAGCAACTCACGAACCACATGGAGGAGTTCCTCGGGGACAACTTCACACCGTACCCCTACGACCAGGAGGACGGCCGCGTCCGCAACTTCTCCTCGAACGTCGAGGTGACCCTCGATCCGACCGCGAAGCGTGGCCGCCGCCTCGTCGAACTGCGAATCGACGGCGAGCCGGTCGACCCGGAGGAGACGTACTCGGTGGCGACGTTCCGCCGACCCGGTGATCCCGAACGCGACCTCGGAAACTGCGGGTTCCCGTTCCGGGACGTCGAGGTCGACGACGATACGATACCTGTCGACGTCATCGTCGAGTATCTCGAGGAACACTCGCCCGTCGACTACGAGGTGATGGGGCTAGTCGAGACCGCCGAGGATGGCGGCCGAGTCCAGAACACGCCCGCAGACGGGCCGTATCCGTTTATCCAGCCCGGCGTCGACTACGCGGCCGGCGAGGCGTACTGCGAGACGTCCATGATACCGCGCAGGAACACGTTTCCCGATGCAGGGCGTAATCGAACGCGCTAG
- a CDS encoding cobyrinic acid a,c-diamide synthase, translating into MTETPRGWGVTPSTGIPTIAFGNQKGGTGKTTATINSAAALATRNHDVLAIDMDPQADMTKGLGLGPGDDNDPSSPKNELPNTLVTDDENLLDVLVDNPRTHDTSLSEIMIEADEYDHLNFDLIPSHKDMGLARDWMDDASARLSLKLALEEMVDDGYNYDYIVVDCPPDLSVLTDAAFIAAQNVFLAAQTQATSRDALDDLWDQLESIEDNQQIEIAIVGLLANMYRDDGQSKKFLNAFDESFASMAPIFKLPMRVAIQRAWDNGQDIFEWEDANDQQVERDLFLEVAETMEQAFDKAQVEA; encoded by the coding sequence ATGACCGAGACACCTCGTGGATGGGGCGTCACCCCATCGACTGGCATCCCCACGATCGCCTTCGGCAACCAGAAAGGCGGGACAGGAAAAACAACGGCGACGATCAACAGTGCCGCGGCGCTGGCTACTCGCAACCACGATGTTCTTGCAATCGATATGGACCCACAAGCCGACATGACGAAAGGGCTTGGACTTGGTCCAGGCGACGACAACGATCCTTCAAGCCCGAAGAACGAACTCCCCAACACATTAGTCACCGATGACGAGAATCTGCTCGACGTACTCGTCGATAATCCCCGCACGCACGATACTAGTCTTTCAGAGATTATGATCGAAGCCGACGAGTACGACCATCTGAACTTCGACCTGATTCCCAGCCACAAGGATATGGGCCTTGCTCGAGATTGGATGGACGATGCGAGTGCCCGACTCTCGCTGAAGCTCGCCCTCGAAGAGATGGTTGACGACGGATACAACTATGATTATATCGTAGTCGACTGCCCCCCTGACCTCTCAGTCCTAACAGATGCGGCGTTCATCGCGGCTCAGAACGTCTTCCTGGCTGCACAGACCCAAGCAACATCACGGGATGCACTTGACGATCTGTGGGACCAGTTGGAGTCCATCGAGGACAATCAACAGATCGAGATTGCAATCGTCGGACTCCTGGCGAACATGTACCGGGACGACGGCCAGTCGAAAAAATTCCTCAACGCCTTCGACGAGTCCTTCGCGTCGATGGCACCAATTTTCAAGCTCCCGATGCGAGTAGCGATTCAGCGTGCGTGGGACAACGGACAAGATATTTTCGAATGGGAAGACGCGAACGATCAGCAAGTAGAGCGTGACCTCTTCCTGGAAGTTGCAGAGACGATGGAACAGGCGTTCGACAAGGCGCAGGTGGAGGCGTAA
- a CDS encoding multicopper oxidase, producing MPHRSQHLLSRRNLLQLTGATSLGALAGCTGQLPGSDDGARGREVSPRATVTAEPDTSVSLTAASGSIRPSPDTSTTNWMYEGQFPGPELRVQEGDVLSVELTNDLQEETTIHWHGVPVANPVDGVPNVTQDPVASGDTFTYTFRAEPAGTYFYHSHVGLQLDRGLLGPLIVEERDPHVEYDHEYVVVVDDYLPGEPELPSDGGMGGGGMGGGGGMMGDIRPPYEGLLINGRLPENPQTFDVTEGERIRFRFVNAGSATVFGVRIAGHEMTVTHADGRPVEPVDVDSFVFGAGERYDVVVEATNPGTWAVQADALDGNEPPASAVVEYESAGEGSPQRPSPASNQLRYRDLRAISSLDGVNGDPDRTFDLTLSRGRGQSYTWTIDGQAYPDADSLQIRPGEHVRIRMTNQSPVVHPMHLHGHFFQVGNAIKDTVIVPGHRGQVTIDFHADNPGRWLFHCHNLYHLDAGMARVVRYVE from the coding sequence GTGCCGCATAGATCACAGCACCTGCTCTCCCGTCGCAACCTCCTCCAGCTGACGGGGGCGACCAGCCTCGGCGCGCTCGCGGGTTGTACCGGTCAGCTACCGGGCTCCGACGACGGTGCTAGGGGCCGTGAGGTGTCGCCCCGCGCGACAGTCACGGCCGAGCCGGATACATCAGTGAGCCTCACTGCGGCGTCCGGGTCGATTCGACCATCCCCCGACACGTCGACGACCAACTGGATGTACGAGGGACAGTTCCCGGGACCGGAGCTACGCGTTCAGGAGGGTGACGTACTCAGCGTCGAACTGACGAACGACCTCCAAGAGGAGACGACGATTCACTGGCACGGGGTTCCCGTCGCTAACCCGGTCGATGGGGTGCCGAACGTAACGCAGGACCCGGTCGCTTCCGGCGATACGTTCACGTACACGTTCCGTGCCGAACCCGCCGGGACGTACTTTTACCACAGTCACGTCGGACTCCAACTCGACCGTGGACTGCTCGGCCCACTGATCGTCGAAGAACGTGACCCACACGTCGAGTACGACCACGAGTACGTCGTCGTGGTCGACGATTACCTCCCCGGAGAGCCGGAACTCCCTTCGGACGGGGGAATGGGAGGTGGTGGAATGGGTGGGGGAGGCGGGATGATGGGAGATATTCGGCCGCCATACGAAGGGCTCCTGATCAACGGTCGACTCCCAGAGAATCCTCAGACGTTCGACGTAACGGAGGGTGAGCGGATTCGCTTCCGATTCGTGAACGCCGGCAGCGCGACAGTCTTCGGTGTCCGGATCGCCGGCCACGAAATGACGGTGACCCACGCCGATGGTCGACCTGTCGAACCCGTCGACGTGGACTCGTTCGTCTTCGGAGCCGGTGAGCGCTACGACGTCGTGGTTGAGGCGACGAATCCGGGCACGTGGGCCGTGCAAGCGGATGCGCTCGATGGAAACGAACCACCAGCGAGCGCTGTCGTCGAGTACGAGTCAGCGGGCGAGGGAAGCCCACAGCGCCCGTCACCGGCTAGTAACCAACTGCGGTATCGGGACTTGCGGGCGATCTCCTCGCTCGACGGGGTGAATGGAGATCCGGATCGAACGTTCGATCTGACGCTCTCCCGTGGCAGGGGACAGTCCTACACGTGGACGATCGACGGACAGGCCTATCCGGACGCCGACTCGCTCCAGATCCGGCCCGGAGAACACGTCCGGATTCGGATGACCAATCAGAGCCCAGTCGTTCACCCGATGCACCTTCACGGCCACTTCTTCCAAGTCGGCAACGCGATCAAAGACACGGTCATCGTCCCCGGACATAGAGGGCAGGTGACGATAGACTTCCACGCGGATAATCCCGGCCGGTGGTTGTTCCATTGTCACAATCTGTACCATCTCGACGCAGGGATGGCGCGTGTCGTGAGATACGTCGAGTGA
- a CDS encoding transposase has translation MHATIDVRFELSIDDNKTLPLATLAEAVTDQNLEAVLLESLVESLDAASVEALCGDKHAHGNGDQRFQRAGTDTRTAVTTAGEHEFSLHYIEDTAADNDESSYFRPVEDVLSFDGQNRYQQDIAAKSVDLATSLSYRDAADHGDGFVSMPSPTTINRRAKKYGHKLKQFLPDCVADTDADTVIPDGTKCHSQDDDRSSHSVQATLGEDTAEESRSLLDLSVNADWDETAAELDDIGAVTDDATVVSDADSGIVTAFTDEARDHQLDLVHVGRTLGYTLWDDGVFSLDRRKEIVSEVIDEVSHLKNSVVKHHPEEEFEAIRSRIARTRERLEKTAWQLEQFGSAKAAGYLRRWLPSIVTFAEHAVEGFEVPWTSNPVERLMGEVSKRCKNQWMRWTAEGLEAILQLRLVKYTDPEYYQAFLDELLQRSTKTAINCDLSIESTSGKV, from the coding sequence ATGCACGCCACAATCGACGTGCGGTTTGAACTGAGTATCGACGACAACAAAACGCTACCGCTCGCCACGCTTGCCGAGGCCGTCACTGACCAGAACCTCGAAGCAGTACTCCTTGAATCGCTGGTCGAGAGCCTCGACGCCGCCAGCGTCGAGGCGCTCTGTGGCGACAAACACGCCCACGGCAACGGTGACCAACGCTTCCAACGCGCCGGCACCGATACCCGCACAGCTGTCACAACCGCCGGGGAACACGAGTTCTCTCTCCACTACATCGAAGATACAGCCGCTGATAACGACGAATCCAGCTATTTCCGCCCCGTCGAAGACGTTCTTAGCTTCGACGGACAGAACCGCTATCAGCAGGACATCGCCGCCAAAAGCGTCGATCTCGCTACCTCGCTCAGCTATCGTGACGCTGCCGATCACGGCGACGGCTTCGTCTCGATGCCGTCGCCGACCACCATCAACCGCCGTGCCAAGAAATACGGCCACAAGCTCAAGCAGTTCCTCCCAGACTGTGTCGCTGACACAGACGCTGACACCGTCATTCCTGACGGGACAAAATGCCACAGCCAAGACGACGACCGCTCGTCCCACTCCGTCCAAGCAACGCTCGGCGAAGACACCGCCGAAGAGTCACGCTCCCTCCTGGATCTGTCGGTCAACGCTGACTGGGACGAAACTGCCGCCGAACTCGATGATATCGGCGCAGTCACTGACGACGCGACGGTCGTCAGTGACGCTGATAGCGGCATCGTCACGGCCTTTACCGACGAAGCCCGTGACCACCAACTCGATCTCGTTCACGTCGGCCGAACGCTGGGCTACACCCTCTGGGACGATGGCGTCTTCTCCTTGGACCGCCGGAAGGAGATCGTTTCGGAGGTGATCGACGAGGTATCCCATCTGAAGAACTCGGTGGTGAAACACCATCCAGAAGAGGAGTTCGAGGCGATCCGCTCGCGGATCGCGCGAACGAGAGAGCGATTGGAGAAGACAGCGTGGCAACTGGAGCAGTTCGGGTCAGCGAAGGCTGCAGGGTATCTTCGGCGGTGGCTGCCGTCGATTGTGACGTTCGCCGAGCACGCTGTCGAGGGGTTCGAGGTTCCGTGGACCTCGAACCCCGTCGAACGACTGATGGGCGAGGTCAGCAAGCGGTGCAAGAACCAGTGGATGCGCTGGACAGCAGAGGGATTGGAAGCGATACTCCAACTTCGGTTGGTGAAGTACACCGACCCCGAGTACTACCAAGCGTTCCTCGACGAACTGCTCCAGCGTTCGACCAAAACAGCAATCAACTGTGACCTCTCAATTGAGAGTACCAGCGGCAAAGTCTAG
- a CDS encoding aconitate hydratase (Catalyzes the conversion of citrate to isocitrate): MNEPSPFDAIREFEFDGTSYQMANLTVLEEEGLCELDQLPVSIRVLLESVLRNVDGETITVEDVRNVASWQPDVPDVELPFTPSRVVLQDLTGVPAVVDLAALRSAADRKGKDPAIVEPDVPCDLVIDHSVQVDYFGSADAYEKNVKLEYERNGERYRALKWAQQAFDDFRVVPPGTGIVHQVNLEYLGQVVHARERDGEQWLLPDTLVGTDSHTPMIGGIGVVGWGVGGIEAEAAMLGQPITMKLPEVVGVRLTGELPEGATATDLVLHVTEQLREVGVVDRFVEFFGPGVSNLTVPDRATIANMAPEQGSTISMFGVDEATLDYLELTGRDEEHIELVREYFDAQGLFGEQNPEYSETVEFDLSTITPSLAGPKKPQDRVAMGDMKTHFRGLVHGEFEEELDDIDEEAITRWLGESSASDDRPDPDLPEPDVGDLDKRVAVDVNSEGRSPSGSPAEPGDGETTEIGHGSVVVSAITSCTNTSNPSVMIAAGLLARNAVERGLDVPAYVKTSLAPGSRVVTEYLEASGLLPYLEDLGYNVVGYGCTTCIGNAGPLPEPIERAIDAEDLWTTSVLSGNRNFEARIHPKIRANYLASPPLVVAYGLAGRMDIDLEHDPLGTDADGDPVYLADIWPDADEIHAAVHDSVDSSMFEEKYASVFEGDERWTALDAPTGEVYEWDDSSTYIREPPFFKDFPLEEPGVTDIDDARTLMLLGDTVTTDHISPAGPFSREQPAGEWLAEQGVEPHEFNTYGARRGNHEVMMRGTFANVRIENEMLDGVEGGYTIHHPTDDQTTVFEASRRYRENDTPLVVFAGEELGTGSSRDWAAKGTDLLGVRATIAESYERIFRDNLVGMGVLPLQFDEGDSWESLELDGSERVAIQGLDDGLDVNNDLTAVAERADGSTVEFPVTAQVGTPAAVRYVENGGILHLVLRRLLSEE; this comes from the coding sequence ATGAACGAACCGTCTCCATTCGACGCAATCCGCGAATTCGAGTTCGACGGCACATCCTACCAGATGGCCAACCTCACAGTCCTCGAAGAGGAGGGTCTCTGTGAACTCGACCAGCTCCCCGTCAGTATCCGCGTTCTCCTCGAGTCCGTTCTCCGCAACGTCGACGGGGAGACGATAACCGTCGAAGACGTTCGAAACGTCGCGTCGTGGCAACCTGACGTTCCGGATGTCGAACTCCCGTTCACACCGTCGCGGGTCGTTCTCCAGGATCTCACCGGTGTCCCCGCGGTCGTCGACCTCGCAGCGCTCCGGTCTGCGGCCGACCGAAAAGGCAAGGATCCCGCCATCGTCGAACCAGATGTACCGTGTGACCTCGTGATCGACCACAGCGTGCAGGTCGACTACTTCGGCTCCGCGGACGCCTACGAGAAGAACGTCAAACTGGAGTACGAGCGCAACGGCGAGCGATACCGTGCGCTCAAATGGGCTCAACAGGCGTTCGACGATTTCCGTGTCGTCCCGCCGGGAACGGGTATCGTTCACCAGGTGAATCTCGAATACCTCGGACAGGTCGTCCACGCCCGCGAGCGTGACGGCGAACAGTGGCTCCTCCCCGACACCCTCGTGGGGACGGACAGCCACACGCCGATGATCGGCGGCATCGGCGTCGTCGGCTGGGGGGTCGGGGGTATTGAGGCCGAAGCCGCGATGCTCGGCCAGCCCATCACGATGAAGCTTCCCGAAGTCGTCGGCGTCCGCCTTACTGGAGAACTCCCCGAGGGCGCGACCGCAACTGACCTCGTGCTTCACGTCACCGAACAGCTTCGAGAGGTCGGCGTCGTCGACCGGTTTGTCGAATTCTTCGGTCCCGGCGTGTCGAACCTGACTGTTCCGGATCGGGCGACCATCGCGAACATGGCGCCCGAACAGGGCTCGACCATCTCGATGTTCGGCGTGGACGAGGCGACGCTCGACTACCTCGAACTCACGGGACGCGACGAAGAGCACATCGAACTCGTTCGAGAATATTTCGACGCACAGGGGCTATTCGGCGAACAGAATCCCGAATACTCTGAAACGGTAGAGTTCGACCTCTCGACGATCACTCCCAGCCTCGCCGGTCCGAAGAAGCCCCAGGATCGCGTCGCGATGGGCGACATGAAGACGCACTTCAGGGGACTGGTCCACGGCGAATTCGAGGAGGAACTCGACGATATCGACGAGGAAGCGATCACCCGATGGCTCGGCGAGAGCAGCGCTTCCGACGACCGACCTGATCCCGATCTTCCGGAACCGGATGTCGGCGACCTCGACAAACGAGTCGCAGTCGACGTGAACAGCGAGGGACGAAGTCCCTCTGGCAGCCCGGCGGAGCCCGGCGACGGCGAGACAACCGAAATCGGGCACGGCAGTGTCGTCGTCAGCGCCATCACCAGTTGTACGAACACGTCGAATCCGTCCGTGATGATCGCGGCGGGCCTCCTCGCTCGTAACGCTGTCGAGCGCGGGCTCGACGTCCCCGCGTACGTCAAGACGAGTCTCGCGCCCGGAAGCCGCGTCGTCACCGAATATCTCGAAGCGTCGGGGCTTCTCCCGTACCTCGAAGACCTCGGCTACAACGTCGTCGGCTACGGCTGTACGACCTGTATCGGGAACGCCGGCCCGCTTCCCGAGCCGATCGAACGTGCGATCGACGCCGAGGATCTCTGGACCACGAGCGTCCTTTCGGGGAACCGCAACTTCGAGGCTCGCATCCACCCGAAGATTCGTGCGAACTACCTCGCCAGCCCGCCGCTCGTCGTCGCCTATGGCCTCGCCGGGCGGATGGACATCGACCTCGAACACGACCCGCTCGGAACGGATGCCGACGGCGATCCGGTCTATCTCGCGGACATCTGGCCCGACGCCGACGAGATCCACGCGGCGGTTCACGACAGTGTCGATTCCTCGATGTTCGAAGAGAAGTACGCCTCCGTGTTCGAGGGAGACGAACGCTGGACGGCACTCGATGCGCCGACCGGTGAGGTCTACGAGTGGGACGACTCTTCGACGTACATCCGCGAGCCGCCCTTCTTCAAGGACTTCCCGCTGGAAGAGCCCGGTGTCACAGATATCGACGACGCCCGCACGCTGATGCTGCTCGGTGATACGGTCACGACCGACCACATCAGCCCGGCCGGCCCGTTCAGCCGTGAGCAACCCGCCGGTGAGTGGCTCGCCGAACAGGGCGTGGAACCCCACGAGTTCAACACCTACGGCGCCCGGCGCGGGAACCACGAGGTGATGATGCGTGGGACGTTCGCGAACGTCCGCATCGAGAACGAGATGCTCGACGGCGTCGAAGGCGGCTACACGATCCATCACCCCACCGACGACCAGACGACGGTCTTCGAAGCCAGCCGTCGGTATCGCGAGAACGACACGCCGCTGGTCGTGTTTGCGGGTGAAGAACTCGGAACCGGATCGAGTCGTGACTGGGCGGCAAAGGGAACGGATCTGCTGGGTGTCCGTGCGACGATCGCCGAGAGCTACGAGCGCATCTTCCGCGACAACCTCGTCGGAATGGGTGTCTTGCCGCTCCAGTTCGACGAGGGCGACTCCTGGGAATCGCTCGAACTCGACGGCTCGGAACGGGTCGCGATCCAGGGACTTGACGACGGCCTCGACGTGAACAACGATCTCACCGCCGTCGCAGAACGTGCCGATGGTTCGACCGTCGAATTCCCGGTCACGGCACAGGTTGGGACGCCTGCAGCCGTTCGATACGTCGAAAATGGCGGTATCCTCCATCTGGTGCTCCGTCGACTACTCAGCGAGGAGTAG
- a CDS encoding rhodanese — protein MVNNITAERLAGKIDADEQFTLIDVRPEDSFEAWHVRDAENVSYDPDEGLSEDQLNEVDTLVDGRPVVAICGKGLTSTPFAFELDEHGYDDISVVTGGMEEWSKLYEVVPIETSSDDLVVRQVQRRAKGCLGYVVGSKEVGEAVVVDATRQTDQFKVAAQDAGLSIARVLDTHVHADHISGSPTLADEVGVPYHLGDAARERGVEYEYDPLPDGDVIEVGDVEIEALHTPGHTSEMMNYLVDGELLLTGDTLFVDSVGRTELQFGEDDASRGAELLYDSLHETILNLPDDTTILPGHLTVTSDGRYENGSPGEPLEARLGDLRDELDFLGLDREAFVERLTEDTPEKPPNYETVIAINTGKETVEDESEATELELGPNNCAA, from the coding sequence ATGGTCAACAACATCACTGCGGAACGACTAGCGGGGAAGATCGACGCCGACGAACAGTTCACGCTCATCGACGTGCGTCCCGAAGACAGCTTCGAGGCCTGGCACGTGCGCGACGCGGAGAACGTGTCGTATGACCCTGACGAGGGATTGAGCGAGGACCAACTGAACGAGGTGGACACACTGGTCGACGGCCGGCCCGTCGTCGCGATCTGCGGGAAGGGTCTGACGTCGACGCCGTTCGCGTTCGAGTTGGACGAGCACGGCTACGACGACATCTCGGTCGTCACCGGCGGTATGGAGGAGTGGAGCAAACTCTACGAGGTCGTCCCCATCGAGACGTCCAGCGACGACCTCGTCGTTCGGCAGGTCCAGCGCCGAGCGAAGGGCTGTCTCGGCTACGTCGTCGGCTCGAAGGAGGTTGGAGAGGCCGTCGTGGTCGATGCCACCAGACAGACCGACCAGTTCAAAGTCGCTGCGCAGGACGCTGGCCTCTCCATAGCGCGCGTGCTCGATACGCACGTCCACGCCGACCACATCTCGGGCAGTCCGACCCTCGCCGACGAGGTTGGCGTGCCCTACCACCTCGGCGACGCAGCTCGCGAGCGCGGTGTCGAGTACGAATACGACCCGCTACCGGATGGCGACGTCATCGAAGTCGGCGACGTCGAGATCGAGGCGCTCCACACGCCCGGCCACACCTCGGAGATGATGAACTATCTCGTCGACGGCGAACTCCTGTTGACGGGCGATACGCTGTTCGTCGACTCCGTCGGGCGGACCGAACTCCAGTTCGGCGAGGACGACGCCTCGCGTGGAGCGGAACTGCTGTACGACTCGCTCCACGAGACGATCCTCAATCTCCCGGATGACACGACGATTCTACCAGGTCACCTCACCGTCACGAGCGACGGCCGCTACGAGAACGGTTCTCCGGGTGAACCCCTCGAAGCTCGGCTCGGGGATCTCCGCGACGAACTCGACTTCCTCGGGCTCGACCGCGAGGCGTTCGTCGAACGATTGACCGAGGATACCCCGGAGAAACCTCCAAACTACGAGACAGTTATCGCCATTAACACCGGCAAAGAGACCGTCGAAGACGAAAGTGAGGCGACGGAACTCGAACTGGGACCGAACAACTGTGCCGCATAG